Below is a genomic region from Spirochaetota bacterium.
GGCGGGAGATCCGAGCGCGGCGGCTCGTCGAGACCGGAACGCGGACCCAGTGAACGATCCTACGGCCAGAAAGAGCGGCCGTTCGGAAATTACTCCCGGGAAAAGTCCGGGACGCCGCGCCCACCCAGGAAGGAATGGTCGCCCGGGAAATCCTCCGGTTCATCCAGGCCGGCGGGCGGCGGATGGAACGAGAAGCCCCGCAGGAGCGCGTCCCCGGGCGACGGCCCGCGCGCGCATTCGAAACCGAGACCCGGGGGCGGGTCGAAGGACAGATTCGCACGGCCGTCCGGTCCTAAAACGGGCGATCGCGGGAGAAAAAGTCCGGGCGGCTCGTCGCGGCCCGGACCCCGCACAGGCGCGGGGGGACGGCGCCCCAAGGGCGACTGACGGTTAAAATCCCCTCAGGCTCCGCGCCGGCTAAAGGCGCGACATCGTGTCGCAACGCCGGGTGCGCACACGAGGTGCGCCCGTGCCCATGCGCCAGGATGGCGCATTCGTGGGCACCATTAGCGCATCCTGTACGTCACAGCTCCCCTTTGGTAACTACCCATTACCCACAAGTCAAAAAACGCCCCCCATACCCCCCGGCGGGGGGCAACGACATCTGCCATTAATAGAAAATGCATATTCTGCAGATCGTTGAAGTCCCCCTCCGGGGGATTTAGGGGGCCTCCTGAGGCAGTTTTTGTGATATGGGTAGTTGAAAAAAGGGGAGACATTAGGGAACGCAGCTTGAAATTATGGAGACCAAATAGGAAAAAGCTTTGGGAATCCTGTCCCGGTTCTACCAGCTGCAGCACGCTGCGCGTAAAATCAAATTATCATTGAAATCGCCCGTCCGTCATGCATACATGGAATGATCCCGCCGTGGGATGGACGGAATGTCATCACCCATGCCTGCGCGGATCTCGTAACCCGGAGGAACTATATGAAACGGACCCTTTCCATCGCGCTCGCGCTCGCCGTGTTCCCATTATATCTAAACGCCGCACCGGCCAAGGCCCCCGCGTTCTGGGCGGCGCGCAGTCAGAACGTGTGGGAATTCATGGGCAGCAACAAGTACTCCCTCAGGGAAAGCTACGGCCCGTTCAAGGGGTCCCAGAGCGCGAGCGTGAAGCTCCAGGAAGGCAAAAAATATGCCTTCGCCGCCGTCGCGGGCAACGACAACGGGAATTTCCACCTGTACCTGGAGGAGGACGGCCGCGAAATATTCAGGGCCGATTACGACTGGTTCAACAATGTGAATATCGCGTTTGAATGGTTCAACCTGCCCAAGACCAAATCATATATCCTGCGTCTCAAGGACCAGACCGGGGGCATGACGGAGTACGTTATGTACGTGTTCGAAAAGAAATAGCGCACGCGAAAAGCGCCCCGCGCTTTGACTGCCGCCCCGTCCTTAGGCACCTTCCATATAGCAACTCATGCGGAGGTGTCATCACATGGATCTCGCGAACAAGACGCTCCTCATCACCGGCAGCAGCAGGGGAATAGGACTCGCGATCGCGCTGCGTGCGGCACGGGACGGGGCCAACATCGTCGTGGTCGGGAAGACCGCCGAGCCCAACCCGAAGCTTCCCGGCACCGTGTACGACGCGGTCCGGGAGATCGAGCGGGCGGGCGGGAAGGCCGTGGCCGCTATCTGCGACATACGGTACGAGGACCAGGTACGGGCCGCGGTCGACGCGGGCGTGAAGGCGTTCGGCGGGATCGATATCGTGGTGAACAACGCGAGCGCGATCAGCCTTACGCGTATCGGCGACACCGAAATGAAGCGCTTCGACCTTATGTTTGCGGTGAACGTGCGGGGGACCTTCATGACCACGAAGATCGCGCTCCCGTATCTCCGGAAGAGCGCCAATCCGCACGTGCTGGTTCTCTCGCCGCCCCTTGCCATGGACGGCCGCTGGTTTCAAAACAATCTCGCCTACACCATGTCCAAGTACGGGATGTCGATGTGCGTGCTGGGGCTGGCGCGGGAGCTCGCGGACGACAGTATTGCGGTCAACGCGCTCTGGCCGCGCACCGCGATCGCGACGGCGGCCGTGCAGAACCTCTTGGGCGGCGACGAGATGATGCGCCATTCCCGCACACCGGAAATCGTGGCGGACGCGGCATGGTACGTCCTCACCTCCCCTGCGCGGGAGACGACCGGTAACTTCTACATAGACGACGAGGTGCTCATGGCGAACGGTATCTGCGACCTCACGCCGTATGCGGTCGACCCTGGCGCGCCGCTCGCGCGGGACTTCTTCCTTCACGGGGAGGGGGACGTAGAAAACTACTGTGAGGATATCTGAGGCGGGGGTGCCGGATGGGCCGCGACCGGCCGCCGCGCGGAACATCGCGGAGCTCAAGCCGCCTCCCCTGGGGAGGCGTACTTTTTTCGTGCGGCCTTGCTAACCTTCGGTTTCCCTGACCTTTAGATCCTGCAATTCGATGTACGCCCCGATCTTCTTGTCTTTGTCCATGATGTGCTTCGTGAGCCAGTTGAAGAGAAAATTCAGGAATTCCTCGGTATCCACGGGCTTGCCGTCCAGAAGCTGCGTCCTGAAATCGAGCGCCTGGGCGGTGAGCGTGTCGTGTTCCAGCTTGTGGGATTCGTAGCGGGGATAGTCTATCTCGCGCATGAGAGCCTCTTCGCTCTTGAAATGGTACGCGGTGTAATCCACGAGCGCGTCGAGCGCGCCCTCGATCGTCTGTTTCTCCGCGGATTCCGTCTTGACAATGTCATAAAGCGCCCTCGTCAACTCGAAGAGCGTGCGGTGCTGTTCGTCCACCTGCTCGACGTTGATCGCGAATTTGTCGTTCCATACGATTACAATCATTGCTGTTCTCCCGGTTTATACCGCGTGGACCCGGCTTCCCGTGCCAAACCGCCCGCCTTTGCGCATAAACTTTTCTTCACCGGCCGCGATCTGTCAAGTTTTTACGCGACTCGTCCCCTGCACCGGCCGGGGACGCTCAGCTCAATTCGACTCCGCTCATTGAGCGTAGTCGAAATGAGCGGAGTCGAAACAGGCAACCGCGAATAGACGCGAATGAACGCTAATGATTTTTAGATTCGCGCTTATTCGCGTGCATTCGCGGTTCAGCCGCTGATTCCCGGTACTCCGTAGGCGTGATACCCATTACCCTGTGGAAGGCGCGGTTGAACGTGGGGATGCTTTCGAAG
It encodes:
- a CDS encoding NAD(P)-dependent oxidoreductase encodes the protein MDLANKTLLITGSSRGIGLAIALRAARDGANIVVVGKTAEPNPKLPGTVYDAVREIERAGGKAVAAICDIRYEDQVRAAVDAGVKAFGGIDIVVNNASAISLTRIGDTEMKRFDLMFAVNVRGTFMTTKIALPYLRKSANPHVLVLSPPLAMDGRWFQNNLAYTMSKYGMSMCVLGLARELADDSIAVNALWPRTAIATAAVQNLLGGDEMMRHSRTPEIVADAAWYVLTSPARETTGNFYIDDEVLMANGICDLTPYAVDPGAPLARDFFLHGEGDVENYCEDI
- a CDS encoding bacteriohemerythrin gives rise to the protein MIVIVWNDKFAINVEQVDEQHRTLFELTRALYDIVKTESAEKQTIEGALDALVDYTAYHFKSEEALMREIDYPRYESHKLEHDTLTAQALDFRTQLLDGKPVDTEEFLNFLFNWLTKHIMDKDKKIGAYIELQDLKVRETEG